The Arachis ipaensis cultivar K30076 chromosome B10, Araip1.1, whole genome shotgun sequence DNA window tcaagggggatattagtattcaatttgttaaattagAGGAGCAACTAGCTGATATTTTCACTAAAACACTAGTTAAGGACAAAttttgcatgcttaggactagtcTAGGGATTTTAAGCTATGATTCATTGTTTGAAAGTTGCTGATGTGTTTGTTggagtttttgtctcataaacaggtatgagacaattttGGGTAAATGAAGAACCCTCTCTCCAATCAGCATTCTCTAGCCTTGTTGCACGTGCAGAATCATTTGAGCCAACCTCAAAAATCTGAACATGGGTGGTTCAATATGTTTCCTTAAACCAAACCATGTCTGGGCCCAATATGAATGCtacataattttttgtttttgttggagtgtttgttttagtttatttctgtttttcttttaGTCCAAAaagtttcaaattttaaaattaagttccaatttaattttttaataaaatcaaatctttctctttGTGATGTCAAGTCCTTTCAAGTCAAATTagaggtgatgcagttgcatggtttaaGAAATTTTTTTAAGGTACAGTTACCAATACTTCTACTTCTCCCTCCATAACTCCTCAAACTCTTCGGTTTCCTCCATTACCTTTATTGCTTCTCTTTGTTCAATACCAGAAACCacccaaatgaggaagaaaactatTTCACAAAAGCCTCCACGTGAAAAGATCTTCAAGCTTCCTGCAAAACAAAAACCTTCTACCTACTATCAAGACCGAACATtcactctctctccttctcctcctaccttACCTCCTCAGTCGGATCCAATGGCTTGCACTAAGAACCCCTCAAGGTTTCCACCTTCAGCCAAGCAGACACCACCACCAAAGGAACCTCCTTCTAAACCTGGTTTGTTGAAGCCAAGCTCTTCGAAAGAGAAACGCCTAGCTGCTACCGAACCTACCTCTGAGCCCACTCAACCTATGATAAAGTCTGTTCCCTTGCATTTTCAGAGAGGTAAACCTCAACTCCCTCTTAAATCTATTAGAGAACCAGACACAGATCCCTTTGCTCATAACTCCTAGTTCATGATATCTCATTCCAATTATAACCCTTACAGATTTAAGTCTACTATGAATAATGATTTTTATGAAGGATTTATTAATTACCGTACCTTGTGTCcctcttttcttgctgatttaccaactttgaaaaagaaaggttttccttttattgaaaatttggaaTTTCTAGACTCGAATCACCTTTTTAACATTGTTCAtgtcctgggtcgagctgtacaaCCTGCGCTGATtaaagacaagtcgaccgacctcttcaggtctggaattcccaacctcttctcaaagagctcggccaaatcgctacAAGGAGCCCAAACATGCCCAAATAAagggacatagcccaatctaaaggcaactaaagcctagaaagataagggcggttctccttaaagataagatgacttcactcagaagataagataagataactaacttattttATCTGGAAAGGTcagcctacactactataaatacactggagcacccaggtataactcatactctgattctactaaatacctgcttaaagcccaagctaacttaagcattggaatctcttgcaggtaccaccactctccggtgacgaaggatcagcagcatctccaagtcaacaagtcggacatgacagctccggccaccacagtagatctcatccgagatcgaccttcaatttcaggtaaccctcggaacattggcgccattgccgtggaacctggaagtcatcccattacCATGGCAGACAACATGGACAACGATCGCAACTCTGATTTGGAAAATAggacgccgcacaagaacgcggacaccacACCAAAAGACACTCCTCAACCAAATGGAGACAAGTACCCTCCAAACACAGAAATTCTAGAAGCTCTCCGAGAACAACAGGATCGTCTCAAACAGCTTGAACAAGAAGCCGAACACCAACGCAAAGCCGAGAGGGACCTCCGGAGAGAAACTAGACGACAATGAGAGCTAGAAGATAAGTTCCTCAAGCTCGAGGCTGATCTCAAAGCTAAAATAGTTCAGTCCAGTCACGGCGACAGCCGCCacaaagatcaagatcccttcaccaaagaaataataaaactatggttccaaaggattttaaagctcccaACATAACCCCATATGATGGTACCTCCAATCCAAGCCATTATCTTAgcaacagaagcagaatgtatctcaccgacgcctcaaACGCTATTCGATGCAAAGCATTCCCCATTACTCTAACAAAGACGACAATTAAGTGGTTTGACAGTTTGCCTCCTAGATCCATCACAAGCTTCGATGACTTAGCCAAGAAATTTTTtgccagattctctatccagagggacaaagccaaacacgccccgaggctattagggatcaaacagggagatcgggagagtcttcgcAACTATaaggaaagattcaacaaagcatatctggacatacaaagcctaccaatagaagcagccatcatgggtctcatcaatggcctgcgagaaggccttcagtcactccatatcaaagaaacacCCAACATCTTTAAATGAAGTACAAGAACCAGcggagaagtatatcaacatggaagaaaattctcgactaggagagacctcaaaacccAGATTCTCCTATCCCTTCCGGGATAAAGATAAAGAGtctaagaaaaaagaagatcaacacgGAGAGAAGGCTAAGAAATACCATAATTAAACCCCTCTTcgagtgtctcttgtggatgtctacCGAAAAGTATGCCACACTAAGAAGATTCCACCACCTcgtccaatcaaaagcaaaaaaggagggaaAAATCGGatagaatattgtgaataccatcgaatctatggacatcctaccaacgagtgcttcgacttaaagattgtcatagaaaaattggtaagagaagggagactagatcggtacttagccaacaagACGGACGAACccggaaaaagaagaagggacgaaaaGGTCGGACAAGCTGACTGACCACCTCACACCCCGGAGAggcatgttcatatgataaatggaggattcacaggaggaaaaatctccaaatcatcccacaAGAGGCACCTTAAGGAGGTATATCATGTTGGGGAAGGAGAAGGatcacccgacctccctactattactttTACCCAAGAAGACGCGGCCGGCATCATCccggacatgatgatcccatggtcattactatcatattggccaatgctaaTCTCCATCGTACGttggtggaccaaggaagctcagcggatatcttgtttaaatccgccttcgacaaactcggcctacaagagaaagagctcagagcatatccgaacagcttgttcagactaggagacactccaatccaaccacttggatatatctcactacatacaacctttggaaagggaacccgatcaaggacactcaacatagactacatcgtagtcgacgtaagctcagcctacaatgccctgataggtcaGACAACACTGAATTAGCTTGCCGCAGTAGTtttgactccacatctatgcataaagtttccaactacagaagggatcgcCATGATAAAAGAAGACCAGAAAATTGCGCGACGCTATTACAAcaaaagtctgaaccttagaggcaaaggagaagaaatcaacactatcgaactcgggggagttcgaggtTGGGAGGAACTTCGTCCACAATCGGAGGGCGAGATTGaggaagtccagatcggagatatccTGGATAAAATAACAAATATTGGGGCAACCttgaaaagagacataaaagagtctctgatacagttcctaagggataatgccgacctctttgcatggaagccgcagacatgccgggcataaatcccaaactaatgtgccacaaactgacggtatacccaggatctcagccagtacaacagaagcgtaggaagctcgaACCGGAGAGATCCCAAGCTGTGAAAGaataggtacaagctctactggaggcaggattcataagagaagtcaagtacccactatggctagccaatgttgtattggtgaaaaaatcaaatggaaaaTGGCGGATGTGTACTGATTACACTgacctcaataaagcctgtccaaaaaatccctatccactcccaaacatagacactctagtggatgcctcctccggatacaagtacctctcatTCATGGATGCGTAttta harbors:
- the LOC107620532 gene encoding gibberellin-regulated protein 14-like — translated: MRKKTISQKPPREKIFKLPAKQKPSTYYQDRTFTLSPSPPTLPPQSDPMACTKNPSRFPPSAKQTPPPKEPPSKPGLLKPSSSKEKRLAATEPTSEPTQPMIKSVPLHFQRGKPQLPLKSIREPDTDPFAHNS